A genomic segment from Janthinobacterium sp. 64 encodes:
- a CDS encoding S49 family peptidase, which produces MSDNTNDKLDSSAPAAGHGAPAGHWERDVLEKLVFATLQEQRAHRRWSIFFKVFGLLIVLFALWVFYDYNTADDSETLGRHTALIDISGAIESEGSGSAAVVIPALDKAFSDAGSVAVVLHINSPGGSPVQAGMIVDEMQRLRKGYPDKPLYVVVDEMCASGGYYIAAAADRIYVNKASVVGSIGVLMDGFGFTGVMEKVGVERRLLTAGENKGFMDPFSPLTEKHKAYAQGMLNEIHQQFIDVVRTGRGKRLKETPETFSGLYWTGAKAVEMGLADDFGTVDSVARDVVKAEDIVDYTQHEGLPERVLKKFGAAMGAGAMKAAVQQSQPALR; this is translated from the coding sequence ATGAGCGATAACACGAATGACAAGCTGGACAGCAGCGCGCCAGCCGCCGGCCACGGCGCCCCTGCGGGACACTGGGAGCGCGACGTGCTGGAAAAGCTGGTATTTGCCACTTTGCAAGAGCAACGCGCGCACCGCCGCTGGAGCATCTTTTTCAAGGTGTTCGGCCTGTTGATCGTGCTGTTCGCCCTGTGGGTGTTTTATGATTACAACACGGCCGATGACAGCGAAACCCTGGGCCGCCACACGGCCCTGATCGACATCAGCGGCGCCATCGAGTCCGAAGGCAGCGGCTCGGCCGCCGTCGTCATCCCCGCGCTGGACAAGGCATTTTCCGATGCCGGCTCCGTGGCCGTGGTGCTGCATATTAATAGTCCGGGCGGCAGTCCCGTGCAGGCGGGCATGATCGTCGACGAGATGCAGCGCCTGCGCAAGGGCTATCCGGACAAGCCTTTATATGTGGTGGTCGATGAAATGTGCGCCTCGGGCGGCTATTACATCGCCGCCGCCGCCGACCGCATCTACGTCAACAAGGCCAGCGTGGTCGGTTCCATCGGCGTGCTGATGGATGGCTTCGGCTTTACGGGCGTGATGGAAAAGGTGGGCGTCGAGCGCCGTTTGCTGACGGCGGGCGAGAACAAGGGCTTCATGGACCCGTTCAGCCCCCTGACGGAAAAGCACAAGGCGTATGCGCAAGGCATGCTCAATGAAATCCACCAGCAATTCATCGACGTGGTGCGCACGGGACGGGGCAAGCGCCTGAAGGAAACGCCGGAGACCTTCTCGGGCCTGTACTGGACGGGCGCGAAAGCCGTGGAAATGGGCCTGGCCGACGATTTCGGCACGGTCGACAGCGTGGCGCGCGACGTCGTCAAGGCGGAAGACATCGTCGACTACACGCAGCATGAAGGCTTGCCGGAGCGGGTCCTGAAGAAATTTGGCGCCGCCATGGGCGCAGGTGCCATGAAGGCAGCCGTGCAGCAGTCACAGCCGGCGTTGCGATAA
- a CDS encoding HAD-IIIA family hydrolase — MARKQFDLIVFDWDGTLIDSTSTIVKCIQASAKDLGLPIPTELLASHVIGLGLQEAMQLVMPDVEPKFHARMAERYRYHYLSRDHELTLFPGVQEMLQELSQQAYFLAVATGKSRVGLNRSLNAVKLLSLFDATRCADETFSKPHPAMLQELTRELGQDMRRTVMIGDTSHDLLMANNAGAAGVAVEYGAHPVEQLQACNPLYSAATVADLHQWLSEHA, encoded by the coding sequence ATGGCAAGAAAGCAATTTGATCTGATCGTCTTCGATTGGGACGGTACCCTGATAGACAGTACCTCGACCATCGTCAAGTGCATCCAGGCGTCGGCGAAAGACCTGGGCTTGCCCATTCCCACCGAGTTGCTCGCTTCGCACGTGATCGGCCTGGGCTTGCAGGAAGCGATGCAGCTGGTGATGCCCGATGTGGAGCCGAAATTCCATGCGCGCATGGCCGAGCGCTACCGCTATCACTACCTGTCGCGCGACCATGAGCTGACCCTGTTTCCCGGCGTACAGGAAATGTTGCAGGAACTGTCGCAGCAAGCGTACTTTCTGGCGGTGGCCACGGGCAAGAGCCGTGTCGGCCTGAATCGTTCGCTGAATGCCGTCAAGCTGCTGTCGCTGTTCGATGCGACGCGCTGCGCCGATGAAACGTTTTCCAAGCCCCATCCGGCCATGCTGCAGGAACTGACGCGCGAACTGGGGCAGGATATGCGCCGCACCGTGATGATCGGCGACACCAGTCATGATTTGTTGATGGCAAACAATGCAGGCGCGGCCGGTGTTGCCGTAGAGTATGGGGCGCATCCTGTGGAGCAGTTGCAAGCTTGCAATCCCCTGTATTCGGCCGCCACGGTGGCCGATCTGCACCAATGGCTGAGCGAGCACGCATGA
- a CDS encoding Rieske (2Fe-2S) protein has product MMSDVVEVLICAADAVADGGKGVRFPVSAGGEATTGFVVRHGGKAYGYLNRCAHVPIELDWAEGEFFESSGLYLMCSTHGAIYVPESGLCAGGPCKGGRLRPIPVSERDGQLYWQPDEYVQPLPALL; this is encoded by the coding sequence ATGATGAGCGATGTTGTGGAAGTGTTGATTTGTGCCGCCGACGCGGTGGCCGATGGCGGCAAGGGCGTGCGCTTTCCCGTCTCGGCCGGTGGCGAAGCGACCACGGGCTTTGTCGTGCGCCACGGCGGCAAGGCATATGGCTACTTGAACCGCTGCGCCCACGTGCCGATCGAACTGGACTGGGCCGAGGGCGAGTTTTTCGAGTCCAGCGGCTTGTACCTGATGTGTTCGACGCATGGCGCCATCTATGTGCCGGAGAGCGGCTTGTGCGCGGGCGGCCCCTGCAAGGGTGGACGCTTGCGTCCGATACCCGTGAGCGAGCGCGATGGCCAGCTGTACTGGCAGCCCGATGAGTATGTCCAGCCGCTGCCGGCCTTATTGTAA